TGTCCGCGAGGTCGCGCGGCTCATGATCGGCAGCGACGCCAAAACGCTCCCCGTACTCGACGACGACCGTGTCGTCGGCGTGGTGACCGGCGATGCGGTCCTCGAGGCCGTCCGTCCGTTTCTTGACGCGGCGACCGTCGACGACGCCTACACGGCGGAGTTGGTCAGTGCGACGCCCGAAACCACGATCGGGAAAGCGCTCAATATGCTCCGAGAAGCCGGCATCGCCCATCTTCCGGTCGTCGATGGGGACGACCTCGTGGGTATGCTGAGTCTGTACGACGTCATCGAGTTCACGACGCGAGGCGGCAGCAAGAGCCAGGGCGGTTCGTCGAGCGGCTTCGGTGGCCGCGGCGGTGGTGGGCAGAACCGTGGTGGGTTCGGCGCGCGCGAGGGCGATGCCGACCGGATGCTCGATCTCCCGGTACGGAACCTGATGTCCGATGCAGTCACGACGGTCGAGCGGAGCGCACCGCTCGACGGGGTCGTCGAGACGATGTTCGAGCGGGAGATCTCCTCGCTCGTCGTCACGGCCGACGACACCGACGAGCCGATCGGTATCATCACGAAAACGGACGTCATCGAGGCGCTCACCTGGGAGCGCGACGATCGGAACGCCGTGCAGGTGTTCGGACTCGACTTACTGGAGGGGATGGACCACGACGACGTCTCCGCGCTGATCGAGCGCATGACCTCGAAGTACGGCGAGATGAGCGTGATCAAGGCCAGCATCGAACTACAGGAGCACAAGGAACAGAGCCGGGGTGTGCCGCTGGTACTCGCACGGATTCGACTGGTAACCGACCGTGGCTACTTCACTGCCGATGGGGAGGGATACGGTGCCTCCCACGCCCTCCGTCTCGCAGCGAACGCTGTCGAACGCCAACTCCTCAAGGGGAAGACCTACGGCCACTCGAAG
This window of the Natrinema sp. HArc-T2 genome carries:
- a CDS encoding CBS domain-containing protein, with translation MDISEILSTKFTEFDIGTPLSKVAGAFENQELDAVVVTDGDEYRGVVSRRQLASSSNQPSAKVGSQAQHVPTVERTEDVREVARLMIGSDAKTLPVLDDDRVVGVVTGDAVLEAVRPFLDAATVDDAYTAELVSATPETTIGKALNMLREAGIAHLPVVDGDDLVGMLSLYDVIEFTTRGGSKSQGGSSSGFGGRGGGGQNRGGFGAREGDADRMLDLPVRNLMSDAVTTVERSAPLDGVVETMFEREISSLVVTADDTDEPIGIITKTDVIEALTWERDDRNAVQVFGLDLLEGMDHDDVSALIERMTSKYGEMSVIKASIELQEHKEQSRGVPLVLARIRLVTDRGYFTADGEGYGASHALRLAANAVERQLLKGKTYGHSKKHPDTDEQAQLYGWWLGG